In one Rhinoraja longicauda isolate Sanriku21f chromosome 32, sRhiLon1.1, whole genome shotgun sequence genomic region, the following are encoded:
- the LOC144608733 gene encoding putative G-protein coupled receptor 139, whose product MVDWNQLQYQILTTLYEVQKIYYPILIIVGGPANIMTIIIFSRRKCGLSRNVTRYLVAMAAADLLLIVTDLILRQIPIVYWDQFLFVESLHVCNIHAVVLFAATDCSVWFTVTFTFDRFVSICCRKLRTKLCTAKMASVVLATVTALSCLKNISWYFMLSGQYWLLNNPWFCTVDHDVLFSQVWGAIEMLHYILTPGMAFVMILLLNILTVRHITVVSKARSRLRSHTSLANSRDPEMENRRKSIILLFFISGNFILLWATLAVHCLWNRVWYFQYTSQTPPNFVQEIGFMLQLLSCCTNTFIYALTQSKFREHLQNMLKCPPNWCCKIH is encoded by the coding sequence CCAACATAATGACCATTATAATATTTTCTCGGCGAAAGTGTGGTCTGTCCAGAAACGTCACTCGCTACCTGGTtgccatggcagcggcggatctcCTGCTGATCGTCACCGACCTGATCCTGAGGCAAATCCCGATCGTTTACTGGGACCAGTTCCTGTTTGTGGAGTCGCTGCACGTGTGCAACATTCACGCCGTCGTCCTCTTTGCCGCCACCGACTGTtccgtctggttcaccgtcaccttCACCTTCGACCGGTTTGTGAGCATTTGCTGTCGGAAGCTGAGGACCAAGCTCTGCACGGCCAAGATGGCGTCCGTCGTCCTGGCAACGGTGACCGCGCTGAGCTGCCTGAAGAACATCAGCTGGTATTTCATGCTCAGCGGGCAGTACTGGCTTTTGAACAACCCTTGGTTTTGTACTGTGGATCACGATGTTCTATTCTCACAGGTTTGGGGGGCCATTGAAATGTTGCATTACATTCTTACCCCAGGGATGGCGTTTGTCATGATTTTGCTGCTCAATATTTTAACGGTCAGGCACATCACCGTAGTCAGCAAGGCCAGGAGTCGGCTCCGGAGTCACACTAGTTTGGCAAACTCCAGAGACCCAGAGATGGAGAACCGAAGGAAGTCCATCATTTTGCTGTTCTTCATCTCAGGGAATTTCATTCTGTTGTGGGCAACCCTTGCAGTGCACTGCTTGTGGAACCGAGTGTGGTATTTTCAGTACACTTCTCAAACTCCACCCAACTTTGTTCAGGAGATTGGCTTCATGCTTCAGCTGTTGAGCTGCTGCACAAACACCTTTATCTACGCATTGACCCAGTCTAAGTTCAGAGAGCATTTGCAGAATATGCTGAAATGCCCTCCTAACTGGTGTTGCAAAATTCATTAA